In Streptomyces sp. NBC_00483, a single window of DNA contains:
- a CDS encoding aminotransferase class IV: protein MKIWLDGRLQDTEEARVSVFDHGLTVGDGIFETVKAAEGKPFALTRHLDRLARSARGLGLPEPDLDEVRRACAAVLEANPMALGRLRITYTGGLSPLGSDRGDHGATLVVALGEVKRRPDTTSVITVPWTRNERGALAGLKTTSYAENVVALARAHEHGASEALFANTVGQLCEGTGSNVFVVLDGEIHTPPLAAGPLAGITRALAVEWTGAKETDLPLSVLAEADEVFLTSTLRDIQAVHRVDDRNLSDAPGPVTVKAMRVWEERAAERLDP from the coding sequence GTGAAGATCTGGCTCGACGGTCGGCTGCAGGACACCGAGGAGGCGCGCGTCTCCGTCTTCGATCACGGGCTCACCGTGGGCGACGGCATCTTCGAGACGGTGAAGGCTGCCGAAGGCAAGCCGTTCGCGCTCACCCGCCACCTCGACCGGCTCGCCCGCTCGGCCCGCGGGCTCGGCCTGCCCGAGCCCGACCTCGACGAGGTGCGCCGCGCCTGCGCCGCCGTCCTCGAGGCCAACCCGATGGCCCTCGGCCGGCTGCGCATCACCTACACCGGCGGCCTCTCGCCGCTCGGCTCCGACCGCGGCGACCATGGCGCCACGCTCGTCGTCGCCCTCGGCGAGGTCAAGCGGCGCCCCGACACCACCTCCGTGATCACCGTCCCCTGGACCCGCAACGAGCGCGGCGCCCTCGCGGGCCTGAAGACCACCTCGTACGCGGAGAACGTCGTCGCCCTGGCCCGCGCCCACGAACACGGCGCGTCCGAGGCCCTGTTCGCGAACACGGTGGGGCAGCTGTGCGAGGGCACGGGCTCCAACGTCTTCGTCGTCCTGGACGGCGAGATCCACACGCCGCCGCTCGCCGCGGGCCCGCTGGCCGGCATCACGCGCGCCCTCGCCGTCGAATGGACCGGCGCCAAGGAGACGGACCTGCCGCTGTCCGTGCTCGCGGAGGCCGACGAAGTGTTCCTGACGTCGACGCTGCGCGACATCCAGGCCGTGCACCGCGTCGACGACCGGAACCTGTCCGACGCCCCTGGCCCCGTCACGGTCAAGGCGATGCGCGTGTGGGAAGAGCGGGCAGCAGAGCGCCTGGACCCGTAA
- a CDS encoding TFIIB-type zinc ribbon-containing protein yields MQCPKCHAPMHTYNRNGVQIEQCSGCRGIFLDYGELESLTRMESQWQQQAPPPPPAPQGYPAPAAPAWGAPQHGGHHGGHHGHHGHHNRGFGRMLFSS; encoded by the coding sequence ATGCAGTGTCCGAAGTGTCACGCACCGATGCACACGTACAACCGCAATGGCGTCCAGATCGAGCAGTGCAGCGGGTGCCGCGGGATATTCCTGGACTACGGCGAGCTGGAGTCGCTGACCCGCATGGAGTCGCAGTGGCAGCAGCAGGCCCCGCCGCCCCCGCCCGCCCCGCAGGGCTACCCGGCCCCGGCGGCCCCGGCGTGGGGAGCTCCGCAGCACGGCGGTCACCACGGTGGGCACCACGGCCATCACGGTCACCACAACCGTGGTTTCGGCCGGATGCTGTTCTCCTCCTGA
- the cobT gene encoding nicotinate-nucleotide--dimethylbenzimidazole phosphoribosyltransferase codes for MTDTGQVPGEGLPEDAGTAEPPGVPAPGAYTYLDPADATAEDDEILLMPGSQGAWGQQATDHSQGQGQQYAQPQAQSQPRRPLHMGPAVPDTNGSPVRSLADRGPAQQNPMPTRQSGPPTTGPEYLDIPPQGAAPWQPAQAQQQATPAETVAPQYAQPETPAHAQEFAQVGAESMPVGAYAGQAPYAAHEQGQGGYDYPQQQDYAPHGYAQQPAADQTLGQFVPVDGIVPTTPHLAPTPPQAMVVPPLPEEQEGVAAEQGVAEQYAGVGEQVVAQQQADVDEQYAAYAASGQQGIADQQAAAAHEVGADQQGAGAQAVAAGQQDATGRQAAAGQQGAVGPQDAAGQQPGEPGPQAGAEHEAMADQQGAGAQETGTGQQSAAAQHAAEQGAAEPHAAAEHAGGAAQQDVAAQYAAAEQGAVGQQAVVGRQAGTGPEGVAGSQGTAEQQPGVGEQGDAGQQDAIGQHGVTGEQPAPGTPGAVDQQDAAGQWDVVDHQTATGQHAVGDPQGAADQQAPADQESLAEEAPGAHDVVTDSQDLHGQAESQPAEPATAGQQAVGDQSAVGDEQVSAAQQAVGGHAVVIDPQAAADQAAAGRAAGDQSAIADQQVSADHHAVADQQAVPGQQSIAQPQATATPQAVIDPQDPHAMANQQSAEQAPTGDEAAAPALIAEPVVAHTGTAQGPESAEIPPEGAASVPAPREGDSGAIPLPESAHPEDPAEQTVAPAELTGEPEHLAPEPEAAEPHPAAPAYDDAEREAVLRVMRERRDIRNGFRSDPIPHEVLLRVLEAAHTAPSVGHSQPWDFVVIRSADTRRAMHELAMRQKDAYAKSLPKGRAKQFKELKIEAILDTPVNIVVTADPTRGGRHTLGRHTQPQMAPYSSALAVENLWLAARAEGLGVGWVSFFDEREMVRSLGLPEHLEVVAYLCVGYVDEFPEEPELMQAGWSKRRPLSWVVHEETYGRRALPGEDPHDLLAETVSNIRPLDAKALGEAWERQKRMTKPPGALGMLEIISAQLSGLSRVCPPPIPEPAAVAIFAGDHGVHAQGVTPWPQEVTGQMVANFLGGGAVCNAFASQVGAEVCVIDVGVAGELPATPGLLPRKVRAGTADMTTGPALTREEVKEAIEVGIETARDLVAAGNKALLTGEMGIANTTASAALISVYTEVDPSEVTGRGTGINDETHARKVEVVRRALDLHKPDPADPLGVLAAVGGLEHAAMVGLLLGGASLRTPVILDGVSAGAAALVARAIAPEVLAACIAGHRSAEPGHVAALNKLGLRPLVDLDLRLGEGTGALLALPIVQSAARAMHEVATFDSAGVTEK; via the coding sequence ATGACCGACACCGGTCAAGTTCCGGGCGAAGGGCTGCCGGAGGACGCAGGCACGGCGGAGCCGCCGGGCGTTCCCGCACCCGGCGCGTACACCTACCTCGATCCCGCAGACGCCACGGCCGAGGACGACGAGATCCTCCTGATGCCCGGTTCGCAGGGCGCCTGGGGACAGCAGGCCACGGACCACAGCCAGGGACAGGGCCAGCAGTACGCCCAGCCCCAGGCCCAGTCCCAGCCCCGTCGTCCGCTGCACATGGGACCGGCCGTCCCGGACACCAACGGCAGCCCCGTCCGCTCGCTCGCCGACCGCGGCCCCGCCCAGCAGAACCCGATGCCGACCCGCCAGTCGGGCCCGCCCACCACCGGCCCGGAGTACCTGGACATCCCGCCGCAGGGCGCGGCCCCGTGGCAGCCGGCCCAGGCGCAGCAGCAGGCAACCCCCGCAGAAACGGTCGCTCCGCAGTACGCGCAGCCCGAAACGCCCGCGCACGCCCAGGAGTTCGCCCAGGTCGGCGCCGAGTCGATGCCGGTCGGCGCGTATGCGGGCCAGGCCCCGTACGCCGCGCACGAGCAGGGCCAGGGCGGCTACGACTACCCGCAGCAGCAGGACTACGCCCCGCACGGGTACGCCCAGCAGCCCGCCGCGGACCAGACGCTCGGCCAGTTCGTCCCGGTGGACGGCATCGTCCCCACGACCCCGCACCTGGCCCCCACCCCGCCGCAGGCGATGGTGGTCCCGCCGCTCCCGGAGGAGCAGGAGGGCGTCGCCGCCGAGCAGGGTGTGGCGGAGCAGTACGCCGGCGTCGGTGAGCAGGTCGTCGCTCAGCAGCAGGCCGATGTGGACGAGCAGTACGCCGCGTACGCCGCGTCCGGCCAACAGGGCATCGCCGACCAGCAGGCCGCTGCCGCGCATGAGGTCGGGGCCGATCAGCAGGGCGCCGGAGCGCAGGCGGTGGCAGCCGGTCAGCAGGACGCGACCGGCCGCCAGGCAGCAGCCGGTCAGCAGGGTGCCGTGGGGCCGCAGGACGCCGCCGGGCAGCAGCCGGGCGAACCCGGCCCGCAGGCTGGTGCCGAGCACGAGGCCATGGCCGATCAGCAGGGCGCCGGCGCGCAGGAGACCGGCACCGGTCAGCAGAGCGCTGCCGCGCAGCATGCTGCTGAGCAGGGTGCCGCGGAACCGCACGCCGCTGCCGAGCACGCGGGCGGGGCCGCCCAGCAGGACGTTGCCGCCCAGTACGCTGCTGCCGAACAGGGCGCCGTCGGCCAGCAGGCTGTCGTGGGCCGGCAGGCGGGCACCGGTCCGGAAGGCGTGGCCGGCTCGCAGGGCACGGCCGAGCAGCAGCCGGGCGTCGGTGAGCAGGGCGACGCCGGTCAGCAGGATGCGATCGGTCAGCACGGCGTCACCGGCGAGCAGCCTGCTCCCGGTACGCCGGGCGCGGTCGACCAACAGGACGCTGCGGGCCAGTGGGACGTGGTCGACCACCAGACCGCCACTGGGCAGCATGCCGTCGGAGACCCGCAGGGTGCGGCGGACCAACAGGCCCCTGCCGACCAGGAATCCCTGGCCGAGGAAGCCCCGGGCGCCCACGATGTCGTGACCGACTCGCAGGACCTGCACGGCCAGGCTGAATCGCAGCCCGCCGAGCCGGCCACTGCCGGACAGCAGGCCGTCGGCGACCAGTCGGCGGTGGGCGACGAGCAGGTCTCCGCCGCCCAGCAAGCCGTGGGCGGCCACGCAGTCGTGATCGACCCGCAGGCCGCCGCCGATCAGGCTGCCGCTGGTCGGGCCGCCGGTGACCAGTCGGCGATTGCCGACCAGCAGGTCTCCGCCGACCACCACGCTGTGGCCGACCAGCAGGCCGTCCCCGGCCAGCAGAGCATTGCCCAGCCGCAGGCCACAGCCACCCCCCAGGCCGTTATCGATCCGCAGGACCCGCACGCCATGGCCAATCAGCAGTCCGCCGAACAGGCACCCACGGGCGACGAGGCGGCCGCCCCCGCGCTCATCGCGGAGCCCGTCGTCGCACACACCGGCACGGCGCAGGGCCCCGAGTCCGCCGAGATCCCCCCGGAGGGGGCCGCGAGCGTTCCCGCTCCGCGCGAAGGCGACTCCGGCGCGATCCCGCTGCCCGAGTCCGCCCACCCCGAGGACCCCGCGGAGCAGACCGTCGCGCCCGCCGAACTGACGGGCGAGCCCGAACACCTGGCGCCGGAGCCCGAGGCCGCCGAGCCGCACCCCGCCGCTCCCGCCTACGACGACGCCGAGCGCGAAGCCGTCCTGCGCGTCATGCGCGAGCGCCGCGACATCCGCAACGGCTTCCGCAGCGACCCGATCCCGCACGAGGTGCTGCTGCGCGTCCTGGAGGCGGCCCACACGGCGCCGTCCGTGGGCCACTCGCAGCCCTGGGACTTCGTGGTCATCCGCTCGGCGGACACCCGCCGCGCGATGCACGAACTGGCGATGCGCCAGAAGGACGCGTACGCCAAGTCCCTGCCCAAGGGCCGCGCGAAGCAGTTCAAGGAACTGAAGATCGAGGCCATCCTCGACACCCCGGTGAACATCGTCGTCACCGCCGACCCGACCCGCGGCGGCCGCCACACGCTGGGCCGTCACACGCAGCCGCAGATGGCCCCGTACTCCTCCGCGCTCGCGGTCGAGAACCTGTGGCTCGCGGCCCGCGCCGAGGGCCTCGGCGTCGGCTGGGTCAGCTTCTTCGACGAGCGCGAGATGGTCCGCTCCCTCGGCCTGCCGGAGCACCTGGAGGTCGTGGCCTACCTCTGCGTCGGCTACGTCGACGAGTTCCCGGAGGAGCCGGAGCTGATGCAGGCCGGCTGGTCCAAGCGCCGCCCGCTGTCGTGGGTCGTGCACGAGGAGACGTACGGCCGCCGCGCCCTGCCCGGCGAGGACCCGCACGACCTGCTCGCGGAGACCGTCTCCAACATCCGCCCGCTGGACGCCAAGGCGCTCGGCGAGGCGTGGGAGCGGCAGAAGCGGATGACGAAGCCGCCGGGCGCACTCGGCATGCTGGAGATCATCTCCGCCCAGCTGTCCGGCCTGTCCCGCGTGTGCCCGCCGCCGATCCCGGAGCCCGCGGCCGTCGCGATCTTCGCGGGCGACCACGGTGTGCACGCCCAGGGCGTCACCCCGTGGCCGCAGGAGGTCACCGGCCAGATGGTCGCCAACTTCCTGGGCGGCGGCGCGGTCTGCAACGCGTTCGCGAGCCAGGTCGGCGCCGAGGTCTGCGTGATCGACGTCGGCGTGGCCGGTGAACTCCCGGCCACACCGGGCCTGTTGCCCCGCAAGGTGCGTGCCGGCACCGCCGACATGACGACCGGTCCCGCCCTGACCCGCGAAGAGGTCAAGGAGGCCATCGAGGTCGGCATCGAGACGGCCCGCGACCTCGTGGCCGCCGGCAACAAGGCGCTGCTCACCGGCGAGATGGGCATCGCGAACACGACGGCGTCCGCGGCCCTCATCTCGGTCTACACCGAGGTCGACCCCTCCGAGGTCACCGGCCGCGGAACCGGTATCAACGACGAGACGCACGCCCGCAAGGTCGAGGTCGTGCGCCGCGCGCTGGACCTGCACAAGCCCGACCCGGCCGACCCGCTCGGTGTCCTCGCGGCGGTCGGCGGCCTGGAGCACGCGGCCATGGTCGGCCTCCTCCTCGGCGGCGCGTCCCTGCGCACCCCGGTCATCCTCGACGGTGTCAGCGCCGGCGCGGCCGCCCTGGTCGCCCGCGCCATCGCCCCCGAGGTGCTCGCCGCGTGCATCGCGGGCCACCGCAGCGCCGAGCCCGGCCACGTAGCGGCCCTGAACAAGCTGGGCCTGCGCCCCCTGGTCGACCTCGACCTCCGCCTCGGCGAGGGCACGGGCGCCCTCCTGGCCCTCCCGATCGTCCAGAGCGCGGCCCGCGCCATGCACGAGGTCGCCACGTTCGACTCGGCCGGGGTCACAGAGAAGTAG
- a CDS encoding TrmH family RNA methyltransferase, translated as MAEAESRGLITIDDPDDPRLSDYTGLTDVELRRKREPAEGLFIAEGEKVIRRAKLAGYEMRSMLLSAKWVDVMRDVIDEVPAPVYAVAPDLAEQVTGYHVHRGALASMQRKPLPTADELLTTARRVVVMESVNDHTNIGAIFRSAAALGMDAVLLSPDCADPLYRRSVKVSMGAVFSVPYARLDAWPKSLETVRDAGFELLALTPAEQAKSLDEVAPHRMDRVALMLGAEGDGLSTKALMAADEWVRIPMAHGVDSLNVGAAAAVAFYAVATGRPEL; from the coding sequence GTGGCTGAAGCTGAATCCCGAGGGCTCATCACCATCGATGACCCCGACGACCCGCGCCTGTCCGACTACACGGGCCTGACCGACGTAGAACTGCGTCGCAAACGCGAACCGGCCGAGGGCCTGTTCATCGCCGAGGGCGAGAAGGTCATCCGGCGCGCCAAGCTCGCCGGGTATGAGATGCGCTCGATGCTGCTGTCCGCGAAGTGGGTCGACGTCATGCGCGACGTCATCGACGAGGTCCCGGCCCCGGTCTACGCGGTCGCGCCGGACCTCGCCGAGCAGGTCACCGGCTACCACGTGCACCGCGGCGCCCTCGCGTCCATGCAGCGCAAGCCGCTCCCCACAGCGGATGAACTGCTCACCACCGCTCGCCGCGTGGTCGTCATGGAGTCGGTCAACGACCACACCAACATCGGCGCGATCTTCCGCAGCGCCGCCGCGCTCGGCATGGACGCGGTCCTGCTCTCCCCGGACTGCGCCGACCCGCTCTACCGCCGCTCCGTGAAGGTCTCCATGGGCGCCGTCTTCTCGGTGCCGTACGCGCGTCTGGACGCCTGGCCGAAGTCCCTGGAGACGGTCCGCGACGCCGGCTTCGAACTCCTCGCGCTGACCCCGGCCGAGCAGGCCAAGTCCCTGGACGAGGTGGCGCCGCACCGCATGGACCGCGTCGCGCTGATGCTCGGCGCGGAGGGCGACGGCCTGTCGACCAAGGCCCTGATGGCGGCGGACGAATGGGTCCGCATCCCGATGGCCCACGGAGTCGACTCGCTCAACGTGGGCGCGGCGGCCGCCGTCGCGTTCTACGCGGTGGCGACGGGCCGCCCCGAACTCTGA
- a CDS encoding chorismate-binding protein: protein MHDLPALARFGGLVATDLRDVTSDPAALDSTGFWAVCADFEGRLVCARFGHVREEAVPAPRPGSWPGPAATDWTSSLDHAAYTDGVRRIRAHIETGEVYQANLCRVLSAPISPGADVDALTALLARGNPAPYAGTIRLPDHGVEVATASPELFLRRDGRLVESGPIKGTGRTEADLLDKDHAENVMIVDLVRNDLGVVCATGSVTVPELCVVEKHPGLVHLVSTVRGELPEAAGWPELLDAAFPPGSVTGAPKSSALRIIDELETAPRGPYCGGIGWVDADRGSGELAVGIRTFWIDRGPDGDFLRFGTGAGITWGSDPEREWRETELKAARLLEVASGRYTDS, encoded by the coding sequence GTGCACGACCTCCCTGCTCTGGCCCGCTTCGGCGGGCTCGTCGCGACCGATCTGCGCGACGTCACCAGCGATCCCGCGGCCCTCGACTCCACCGGCTTCTGGGCCGTCTGCGCCGATTTCGAGGGCCGCCTCGTCTGCGCCCGCTTCGGACACGTGCGCGAGGAAGCGGTGCCCGCGCCGCGGCCCGGCTCCTGGCCCGGACCTGCGGCTACGGACTGGACGTCGTCGCTCGACCACGCCGCGTACACGGACGGTGTGCGGCGCATCCGCGCGCACATCGAGACCGGTGAGGTCTACCAGGCCAACCTCTGCCGCGTGCTGTCCGCGCCGATATCCCCGGGCGCCGATGTGGACGCCCTCACCGCCCTCCTCGCGCGCGGGAACCCGGCGCCGTACGCGGGCACCATCCGGCTTCCGGACCACGGCGTGGAGGTCGCGACGGCCTCGCCCGAGCTGTTCCTGCGCAGGGACGGCCGGTTGGTCGAGTCCGGGCCGATCAAGGGGACCGGGCGCACCGAGGCGGACCTCCTCGACAAGGACCACGCCGAGAACGTGATGATCGTCGACCTGGTCCGCAACGACCTGGGGGTCGTCTGCGCCACCGGCAGCGTGACCGTGCCCGAACTGTGTGTGGTCGAGAAGCACCCGGGCCTCGTCCACCTCGTCTCCACCGTGCGCGGCGAGCTGCCCGAGGCGGCCGGCTGGCCGGAACTGCTCGACGCCGCGTTCCCGCCCGGCTCCGTCACCGGCGCCCCGAAGTCCAGCGCACTGCGGATCATCGACGAGCTGGAGACGGCGCCGCGCGGCCCCTACTGCGGGGGCATCGGCTGGGTGGACGCGGACCGGGGGAGTGGGGAACTGGCCGTCGGGATCCGTACGTTCTGGATCGACCGCGGCCCGGACGGCGACTTCCTGCGCTTCGGTACCGGGGCCGGGATCACCTGGGGCTCGGACCCGGAGCGCGAGTGGCGGGAGACCGAGCTGAAGGCGGCGCGGCTGCTGGAGGTAGCGTCGGGAAGGTACACGGACTCATGA
- a CDS encoding aminoglycoside phosphotransferase family protein, translating into MTTLIVPALRAEARGAAHPSGIACVCGATTLADRPDATVVRHGDTVAKAHAPDTDPAELDLRLAVADHPALSGVLLRPLRPAATALDDRLVTFWPHGTPVDPDHPEDAPWEAVGALLARLHCTPAHELPPALPPMRGPLKAASAVARLRASAPDHRAARPILDAWRTLPPWARAEAPYAHASTLCHGDLHLGQLVRHPADSDDSADSDAWTLIDVDDLGIGDPAWDLARPAAWFACGLLSAEDWTRFLGAYQRTGGAKELGVPDPWPALDVPARALTVQTAALAVAKATDAGRALDEVEESVIDACARMASVPPQFEDEPAK; encoded by the coding sequence GTGACCACGCTCATCGTTCCCGCGCTGAGGGCCGAGGCCCGGGGTGCGGCCCATCCGTCGGGGATCGCCTGCGTCTGCGGCGCCACGACCCTCGCCGACCGCCCCGACGCCACGGTGGTCCGGCACGGCGACACCGTCGCCAAGGCGCACGCCCCCGACACCGACCCGGCCGAGCTGGACCTGCGTCTGGCCGTGGCCGACCACCCGGCCCTGTCCGGCGTGCTGCTGCGCCCGCTGCGCCCGGCGGCGACCGCCCTGGACGACCGGCTCGTCACGTTCTGGCCGCACGGCACCCCCGTGGACCCGGATCACCCGGAAGACGCCCCCTGGGAGGCCGTGGGTGCCCTTCTCGCCCGCCTGCACTGCACGCCGGCGCACGAACTCCCGCCCGCGCTGCCGCCCATGCGTGGCCCGCTCAAGGCGGCCAGTGCCGTGGCCCGCCTCCGGGCCTCGGCCCCCGATCACCGGGCCGCACGGCCGATTCTCGACGCCTGGCGCACCCTGCCGCCCTGGGCCCGCGCCGAAGCCCCGTACGCGCACGCGAGCACCCTCTGCCACGGCGATCTGCACCTCGGCCAGCTGGTCCGCCACCCCGCCGACTCGGACGACTCCGCCGACAGCGACGCATGGACGCTGATCGACGTCGACGACCTCGGAATCGGCGACCCCGCCTGGGACTTGGCCCGCCCCGCCGCCTGGTTCGCCTGCGGTCTGCTCTCCGCCGAGGACTGGACCCGCTTCCTCGGCGCCTACCAACGCACAGGCGGCGCAAAGGAACTGGGCGTCCCCGACCCCTGGCCCGCCCTGGACGTACCGGCCCGCGCCCTCACCGTGCAGACCGCCGCGCTCGCCGTCGCGAAGGCCACGGACGCGGGCCGCGCGCTCGACGAGGTGGAGGAATCGGTCATCGACGCGTGCGCCCGAATGGCGTCGGTGCCGCCGCAGTTCGAGGACGAACCGGCCAAGTAG
- the cobA gene encoding uroporphyrinogen-III C-methyltransferase, translated as MPAADHPAYPVGLRLTGRRVVVLGGGQVAQRRLPALIAAGAHITLISPSATPSVEAMADAGEITWTRRRYERGDLADTWYALVATSDRPTNDAASQEAEETRTWCVRSDDADEATAWTPATGRADGVTVAVLTTSAADRDPRRTAAVRDAIVEALHDGTVAVQRDHKPGVALVGGGPGDPDLITVRGRRLLAEADVVIADRLGPRDLLDELPPHVEVIDAAKIPYGRQMVQEAINQALIDHAKQGKAVVRLKGGDPFVFGRGMEEAQALAAEGIPVTVVPGISSSISVPGAVGIPVTHRGVAHEFTVVSGHVAPDDERSLVDWAAMAKLTGTLVILMGVDKIAKIAEALVSYGKAPETPVALVQEGTTAAQRRVDATLATVGEKVVSEGVRPPAVIVIGDVVNENPHKQQK; from the coding sequence ATGCCCGCCGCCGACCACCCCGCCTACCCCGTAGGCCTCCGCCTCACCGGCCGCCGAGTCGTCGTCCTGGGCGGCGGCCAGGTGGCCCAGCGCAGGCTCCCCGCCCTGATCGCCGCGGGCGCGCACATCACCCTGATCTCCCCCTCCGCGACCCCTTCGGTCGAGGCGATGGCGGACGCCGGTGAGATCACCTGGACCCGGCGCCGCTACGAGCGGGGCGACCTCGCCGACACCTGGTACGCCCTGGTCGCCACCAGCGACCGCCCGACGAACGACGCGGCCTCGCAGGAGGCGGAGGAGACCCGCACCTGGTGCGTCCGCTCCGACGACGCCGACGAGGCGACCGCCTGGACCCCGGCGACGGGCCGCGCGGACGGCGTGACCGTCGCCGTCCTGACGACCTCGGCCGCGGACCGCGACCCCCGCCGCACCGCCGCGGTCCGCGACGCGATCGTCGAGGCCCTCCACGACGGCACCGTCGCAGTGCAGCGCGACCACAAGCCTGGCGTGGCCCTGGTCGGCGGCGGCCCCGGCGACCCGGACCTGATCACGGTGCGCGGCCGCCGCCTCCTCGCCGAGGCCGACGTCGTGATCGCCGACCGCCTCGGCCCGCGCGACCTCCTCGACGAACTCCCGCCGCACGTCGAGGTGATCGACGCCGCGAAGATCCCGTACGGCCGCCAGATGGTCCAGGAGGCCATCAACCAGGCCCTCATCGACCACGCCAAGCAGGGCAAGGCCGTGGTCCGCCTCAAGGGCGGCGACCCGTTCGTCTTCGGCCGCGGCATGGAGGAGGCCCAGGCGCTGGCCGCCGAGGGCATCCCGGTCACGGTCGTCCCCGGCATTTCCAGCTCGATCTCGGTCCCCGGCGCCGTCGGCATCCCGGTCACCCACCGCGGCGTCGCCCACGAGTTCACCGTCGTCAGCGGCCACGTGGCGCCGGACGACGAGCGTTCCCTGGTCGACTGGGCGGCGATGGCGAAGCTGACCGGCACGCTCGTGATCCTCATGGGAGTCGACAAGATCGCAAAGATCGCCGAGGCCCTCGTCTCGTACGGCAAGGCCCCGGAGACCCCCGTCGCCCTCGTGCAAGAAGGCACGACGGCGGCCCAGCGCCGCGTCGACGCCACCCTCGCGACGGTCGGCGAAAAGGTCGTCTCCGAAGGGGTCAGGCCCCCGGCCGTCATCGTGATCGGCGACGTGGTGAACGAGAACCCGCACAAGCAACAGAAGTAA
- a CDS encoding serine/threonine-protein kinase: MNMAMMRLRREDPRVVGSFRLHRRLGAGGMGVVYLGSDRRGQRVALKVIRPDLAEDQEFRSRFAREVSAARRIRGGCTARLVAADLEAERPWFATQYVPGPSLHDKVAEEGPLAASDVAAVGAALSEGLVAVHEAGVVHRDLKPSNILLSPKGPRIIDFGIAWATGASTLTHVGTAVGSPGFLAPEQVRGATVTPATDVFALGATLAYTAMGDSPFGHGSSEVMLYRVVHEEAQLAGVPDALAPLLRACLAKDPEERPSTLQLSLRLKEIAAREAQGIVAEPRPPAPRTAEQDRPTGRLSDTHEGQRTQRRTQPGTPTSRPSNGRSNHGSAPGRNTNSRSGNSRSGPRSGAGRPAPRTNGTGSGKKLRPANPRLLRQRLFVFVVVTLLVALAIAAAQGCQGPTRGLGDSDVQKTTSARALPLPDSAQSPSEG; this comes from the coding sequence ATGAACATGGCGATGATGCGCCTCAGGCGCGAGGACCCGCGCGTCGTCGGCTCGTTCAGGCTTCACAGACGCCTCGGGGCCGGCGGGATGGGCGTGGTCTATCTCGGGTCCGACCGGCGTGGCCAGCGGGTCGCGCTCAAGGTGATCAGGCCGGATCTTGCGGAGGACCAGGAGTTCAGGTCGCGGTTCGCTCGCGAGGTGTCCGCCGCTCGGCGGATCCGCGGCGGCTGTACGGCCCGGCTCGTCGCCGCCGATCTGGAGGCGGAGCGGCCGTGGTTCGCGACGCAGTACGTGCCGGGTCCCTCGCTGCACGACAAGGTCGCCGAGGAGGGCCCGCTGGCCGCATCGGACGTGGCCGCCGTGGGCGCCGCGCTGTCGGAGGGGCTCGTCGCCGTTCATGAGGCGGGCGTGGTCCACCGGGATCTCAAGCCGTCGAACATCCTGCTGTCCCCGAAGGGGCCGCGGATCATCGACTTCGGTATCGCGTGGGCGACCGGCGCCTCGACGCTGACGCACGTGGGCACCGCCGTCGGCTCCCCCGGCTTCCTCGCGCCCGAGCAGGTGCGGGGCGCCACCGTGACCCCCGCGACCGATGTGTTCGCCCTGGGGGCCACGCTCGCGTACACGGCCATGGGCGACTCGCCCTTCGGGCACGGCAGTTCCGAGGTCATGCTCTACCGGGTGGTGCACGAGGAGGCGCAGCTGGCCGGGGTGCCGGACGCGCTCGCGCCGCTGCTGCGCGCGTGCCTCGCGAAGGACCCGGAGGAGCGGCCCAGCACGCTGCAACTGTCGCTGCGGCTCAAGGAGATCGCGGCCCGTGAGGCGCAGGGCATCGTCGCGGAGCCGCGCCCGCCCGCGCCGCGCACCGCCGAGCAGGACCGTCCGACCGGACGGCTCTCCGACACCCACGAGGGGCAGCGCACCCAGCGGCGTACGCAGCCGGGGACTCCGACGTCGCGCCCCAGCAACGGCAGGAGCAACCACGGGTCGGCGCCCGGCCGGAACACGAACAGCCGCTCCGGCAACAGCAGGTCGGGGCCGCGCAGCGGTGCGGGGCGCCCGGCGCCGCGGACGAACGGCACGGGCAGCGGCAAGAAGCTGCGCCCCGCGAATCCGCGGCTGCTGCGGCAGCGACTCTTCGTGTTCGTCGTCGTGACGCTGCTCGTGGCGCTGGCGATCGCGGCGGCGCAGGGCTGCCAGGGGCCGACGCGCGGCCTCGGTGACAGCGACGTACAGAAGACGACGTCCGCGCGGGCGCTGCCGCTTCCGGACAGCGCGCAGAGCCCTTCCGAAGGCTGA